A genomic region of Pseudovibrio sp. Tun.PSC04-5.I4 contains the following coding sequences:
- the uxuA gene encoding mannonate dehydratase, whose protein sequence is MRASWRWFGPRDLCTMGDILHVDAKGIVSALHHIPDGVLVSPEEIAKRQNEVRFLPDGTPTGMEWEIIESLPISEDIKQQSGNWREHITNYKQSLENLAAAGIKTVCYNFMPILDWTRTDLHYRLPNGATCMRFDIHDFAAYDLHLLNRNGAKQDYTADVREEAAKRFAGMDDLMKEKLASSIMCGLPGAKKQEISHVLDALALYKDIDEDKLRSNFVDFLSEIIPVAERLGIKMGCHPDDPPFPLLGLPRISSTEAQFKILLDAVDSPSNGISLCTGSLGVRLDNDLPGMMDRLGHKVHFLHIRNVVSEQPQSTDGIVRLGNFYESEHLIGNTDLVALIASVLREENRRRDAGQSDWELPFRPDHGLDILDDIGRATQPGYPTIGRMKGLAEMNGIIAALKHEQFGVH, encoded by the coding sequence ATGAGAGCATCCTGGAGATGGTTCGGTCCCCGCGACCTCTGCACTATGGGCGACATTTTGCATGTAGATGCCAAAGGAATTGTCAGTGCATTGCACCATATTCCAGACGGTGTTCTGGTTAGCCCAGAAGAAATTGCCAAACGCCAGAATGAGGTTCGCTTCCTACCTGATGGCACGCCGACCGGAATGGAATGGGAGATTATTGAAAGCCTGCCAATTTCTGAGGATATCAAACAACAATCAGGAAACTGGCGGGAGCATATTACCAACTACAAGCAGAGCCTTGAGAACCTAGCAGCCGCAGGCATCAAGACGGTTTGCTACAACTTTATGCCGATTCTGGATTGGACCCGCACCGATCTGCATTACCGCTTGCCTAACGGCGCAACGTGCATGCGTTTTGATATCCATGATTTTGCGGCCTATGACCTGCACCTTCTTAACCGCAATGGCGCAAAGCAAGACTACACCGCTGACGTGCGCGAAGAAGCTGCAAAGCGTTTTGCTGGCATGGATGACCTGATGAAGGAGAAGCTCGCGTCCAGCATCATGTGCGGCCTGCCCGGTGCCAAAAAACAGGAAATATCCCACGTTCTGGATGCTCTGGCGCTTTACAAAGATATTGACGAAGACAAGCTGCGTTCCAACTTCGTCGACTTCCTCAGTGAGATTATCCCGGTTGCTGAACGTCTTGGCATCAAAATGGGCTGTCATCCAGACGATCCACCCTTCCCGTTGCTAGGATTGCCGCGCATTTCTTCAACCGAGGCACAGTTCAAAATTCTGCTGGACGCGGTTGATAGCCCTTCAAATGGCATTTCCTTGTGCACCGGGTCTTTGGGTGTTCGCCTGGATAATGACTTGCCCGGCATGATGGACCGCCTGGGCCACAAGGTGCACTTCCTGCACATCCGCAATGTGGTGAGTGAGCAGCCACAGTCCACTGACGGAATAGTTCGGCTGGGTAATTTCTACGAATCCGAGCACCTCATAGGCAACACGGATCTGGTTGCGCTCATCGCATCTGTTCTTCGTGAGGAAAACCGTCGCCGGGATGCTGGTCAGTCAGATTGGGAGCTTCCATTCCGCCCGGATCACGGCCTTGATATTCTCGATGATATCGGACGCGCCACCCAGCCGGGATATCCAACAATTGGCCGTATGAAGGGCCTTGCTGAGATGAATGGCATCATCGCGGCACTCAAGCACGAGCAGTTTGGCGTCCATTAA
- a CDS encoding TRAP transporter substrate-binding protein, giving the protein MFSVKSLLMSAAVGLTAIGLAAGSASAADVTLKLGHLANEANLWHKTSIKFAEEVAARTDGRIEVQIFPNESLGKEIDLINGMQLGTVDFAITGESLQNWAPKAALLAVPYAYKSLDHMTEVANSEIGKAIEAQIIERARVRPLAIMVRGPRNLTTNRPIKSPDDLNGLKMRVPNVPLFVDVWKSLGAQPTPMAFSEVFTSLQNGTIDAQENPLALIKSASFNEVQKYVNKTEHVNSWIYIAMSELTYSDLSAADQEAIVAAGKFAEKWYRSNFDAMQSELEAELKEKGMTFVEVDKAAFSKKAKTAVLANVSEEIRPIVEALFSK; this is encoded by the coding sequence ATGTTTTCTGTCAAATCTCTACTCATGTCAGCCGCTGTTGGCCTTACCGCTATCGGACTTGCAGCAGGCAGCGCTAGCGCAGCTGATGTGACGCTGAAGCTTGGTCACCTGGCAAACGAAGCCAACCTCTGGCACAAAACTTCCATCAAATTTGCTGAAGAAGTTGCAGCACGCACCGATGGTCGCATTGAAGTTCAGATCTTCCCAAATGAATCATTGGGTAAAGAAATCGATCTCATCAATGGCATGCAGCTCGGCACCGTAGATTTTGCGATTACCGGCGAATCCTTGCAGAACTGGGCACCAAAAGCTGCTCTGCTTGCAGTTCCATACGCATACAAATCTCTGGATCACATGACAGAGGTTGCTAACAGCGAAATTGGTAAGGCAATCGAAGCACAGATTATTGAACGTGCTCGTGTCCGTCCACTGGCAATCATGGTTCGTGGTCCACGTAACCTGACAACAAACCGTCCAATCAAATCACCTGATGATCTGAACGGCCTGAAAATGCGCGTTCCTAACGTTCCTCTGTTCGTGGACGTATGGAAATCCTTGGGCGCACAGCCAACCCCAATGGCGTTCTCAGAAGTATTCACGTCTTTGCAGAACGGCACTATTGATGCGCAGGAAAACCCACTTGCACTCATCAAATCCGCGTCTTTTAATGAAGTTCAGAAATACGTAAACAAGACAGAGCATGTAAACAGCTGGATCTACATTGCAATGTCCGAGCTGACATACAGCGACCTGTCTGCTGCTGACCAAGAAGCAATCGTTGCAGCCGGCAAGTTTGCTGAAAAATGGTACCGCTCCAACTTTGACGCAATGCAGAGCGAGCTGGAAGCTGAGCTTAAAGAAAAAGGCATGACCTTTGTTGAAGTAGATAAAGCCGCCTTCTCTAAGAAAGCAAAAACCGCTGTTCTTGCTAACGTTTCTGAAGAAATTCGCCCAATTGTTGAAGCTCTCTTCAGCAAATAA
- a CDS encoding TRAP transporter small permease — MFSSTLVRFFRIATGLAFAVLIYAVLVQVLGRNVFNDSPVWTEELTRFALLYLAACGVGLSLRTGDLVNVDILINYFPTKIRRAFLIFASVATAALCATLMIPAWRFTAIGKWQTSPALSWRMDFIHASTIIFLGSILLFALLKIFEGIRDFNGPEDQIGEESE; from the coding sequence ATGTTTTCCTCCACCCTTGTCAGGTTCTTTCGGATAGCGACGGGACTGGCCTTTGCAGTTTTGATATATGCGGTTCTCGTTCAGGTTCTGGGCAGAAACGTATTCAACGACTCCCCAGTCTGGACTGAAGAACTGACCCGCTTTGCCCTGCTTTATCTGGCAGCATGTGGAGTTGGACTTTCCTTGCGAACAGGCGATCTCGTAAATGTTGACATCCTCATCAACTACTTCCCTACGAAGATCCGTCGCGCGTTTTTGATTTTTGCCTCAGTCGCCACCGCAGCTTTGTGCGCAACGCTTATGATCCCGGCATGGCGCTTTACAGCCATCGGTAAATGGCAAACATCCCCTGCCCTGAGTTGGCGTATGGACTTCATTCATGCCAGCACAATCATCTTCCTTGGATCAATCCTCCTATTTGCCCTGCTTAAAATATTTGAGGGAATCCGGGACTTTAATGGTCCCGAAGACCAAATTGGCGAGGAATCGGAATAA
- a CDS encoding L-idonate 5-dehydrogenase — MTDARTMLSFSIETETKKGVIEQPVPVPGPGEVLIKMSVVGICGSDIHYYRSAACGAFQIREAFTPGHEACGVVEALGDGVTGLEVGQLSAINPSRTCGECSHCLDGDNHLCTNNGFMGSASRFPHSQGMMKEYFLVKQGQCYPVPDETPVEQLACAEPFSVALHALQRAGNLFGKRVLIVGGGTIGQLAAIGAKLAGASFVALSDPTEHARTVAQQVGVDVSVDSLLPLDQKLDTLGLFDVCLEAAGAEPALADCIELLKRKGVIVQIGTLPIMQGRANFNAIMAKELDYRGSFRFHQEFRHAVELIVSGKVDLSPILSGSYPLSQASKAFDRAVEGGTATKLTVLAER; from the coding sequence ATGACTGACGCCAGAACAATGCTGAGTTTTTCGATTGAAACCGAGACCAAAAAAGGTGTGATCGAACAGCCAGTTCCCGTGCCGGGCCCGGGCGAAGTGCTCATCAAAATGTCAGTGGTTGGGATCTGCGGTTCAGATATTCACTATTACAGATCTGCCGCTTGTGGTGCCTTCCAGATCCGTGAGGCATTTACTCCCGGTCACGAAGCTTGCGGCGTTGTCGAAGCGCTTGGAGACGGTGTTACCGGGCTTGAAGTTGGCCAGCTGAGCGCCATCAACCCTTCCAGAACCTGCGGTGAGTGTAGCCATTGTTTGGACGGCGATAATCACCTTTGCACCAACAACGGCTTTATGGGGTCCGCGTCTCGCTTCCCGCACAGCCAGGGCATGATGAAAGAGTATTTCCTCGTAAAGCAGGGCCAATGTTACCCTGTTCCTGACGAAACGCCAGTAGAGCAACTCGCTTGTGCCGAGCCCTTCTCCGTTGCCCTTCATGCTTTACAGCGCGCCGGTAATTTGTTCGGCAAACGCGTATTGATTGTTGGCGGCGGGACCATTGGTCAGCTTGCAGCCATCGGGGCCAAGTTGGCTGGAGCAAGCTTTGTTGCGTTGTCCGACCCGACCGAACATGCCCGCACAGTTGCCCAGCAGGTTGGCGTGGATGTATCCGTGGATTCATTGTTGCCGCTGGATCAGAAGCTGGACACGCTCGGCCTGTTTGACGTGTGCCTTGAAGCGGCTGGTGCAGAGCCAGCCTTGGCTGACTGCATTGAGCTGCTAAAACGCAAGGGCGTTATTGTTCAAATCGGGACTTTGCCGATCATGCAAGGCCGCGCAAACTTCAACGCTATCATGGCGAAGGAACTGGATTACCGCGGCTCATTCAGGTTCCATCAGGAATTCCGCCATGCGGTTGAATTGATTGTGAGCGGCAAGGTTGACCTGTCCCCGATCTTGTCCGGGTCCTACCCCCTGTCTCAAGCATCAAAAGCCTTTGACAGAGCCGTAGAAGGCGGCACAGCAACCAAATTGACGGTGCTGGCAGAACGATAA
- a CDS encoding polysaccharide biosynthesis/export family protein has product MKKRSHTSCRFGSFVAAIALLTLVGCSEVPGYGPSAYQVETAMSQQDKRVLDYVMLDVDVPTVQHLSKYADNLPPKEFRVAKGKRSAIRVGVGDQLSVGIWESITDGLFSTQGQKRTELALVVDDEGQIFVPYVGELDVENKTISQVRKQIMAGLKGKAVDPQVVVNLQANGSHQVVVIGDVARSGQYRVHEDGLSLVEVISEAGGTRHPDYETKITVVRDKSKFRFGLDDLAEQTANNIWLQPRDIVSVSHQPKSFTVFGAVVQRKKQNFPASRVSLSEAIGMSGGLHDGTADASGVFLFRFEDRQKMMPLLPPQEQHNEFKTVPIVYRINLQEPSGLFLTQAFEIKDKDVIYVANASVSEINKFISILVSPVTGTLRTGVALAAFP; this is encoded by the coding sequence GTGAAAAAACGCTCGCATACATCATGCCGATTTGGGTCTTTTGTGGCGGCCATCGCACTTCTGACTTTGGTTGGTTGCTCGGAGGTTCCCGGATATGGCCCAAGTGCTTATCAAGTTGAGACAGCAATGTCACAGCAGGACAAACGTGTCCTCGATTACGTGATGCTGGACGTGGATGTCCCGACAGTTCAACACCTTTCCAAATATGCTGACAATCTCCCTCCCAAAGAGTTTCGCGTCGCCAAAGGAAAGCGAAGTGCGATCCGAGTTGGAGTAGGAGACCAACTCTCTGTCGGCATTTGGGAATCCATTACGGACGGACTTTTTTCAACCCAAGGCCAGAAACGAACCGAGTTAGCCTTGGTTGTCGATGATGAAGGCCAGATCTTTGTTCCCTACGTGGGTGAACTTGATGTTGAGAATAAGACGATCTCACAAGTCCGAAAACAAATCATGGCGGGACTTAAAGGCAAAGCGGTCGACCCGCAAGTTGTTGTAAACCTGCAGGCAAATGGATCTCATCAGGTTGTTGTTATCGGAGATGTTGCAAGGTCAGGGCAGTATCGTGTCCACGAGGATGGCTTAAGCCTTGTGGAAGTGATTTCAGAAGCTGGAGGCACGCGACACCCAGATTATGAGACTAAGATCACTGTCGTTCGAGACAAAAGCAAATTTAGATTTGGCCTAGACGACCTTGCCGAGCAAACTGCAAATAACATCTGGTTACAGCCTCGTGACATTGTGAGCGTCTCTCATCAGCCAAAGTCGTTCACCGTATTCGGTGCTGTGGTTCAACGTAAAAAGCAAAATTTTCCAGCTTCACGTGTCAGCCTGTCAGAAGCTATTGGAATGTCAGGCGGCCTACACGATGGAACAGCAGATGCCTCCGGCGTATTTCTGTTCCGCTTTGAAGACCGGCAAAAAATGATGCCATTGCTACCACCACAAGAGCAGCATAACGAGTTTAAGACAGTGCCGATTGTGTATCGGATCAACCTCCAAGAACCTAGCGGACTGTTCTTAACACAAGCCTTTGAGATTAAAGACAAGGATGTGATTTACGTTGCCAATGCATCCGTCTCAGAGATCAATAAATTCATCAGCATACTTGTATCACCCGTAACCGGCACATTACGCACCGGAGTTGCCTTAGCAGCATTTCCATAA
- a CDS encoding RidA family protein, whose amino-acid sequence MTAIDTSKAPAAIGPYVQGVNLGSMIITSGQLPINPETGEMPADVADQTLQSLKNGLAIVEAAGLAAANIMKTTVFVKDLNDFGRVNEVYGKFFEDNNAPFPARSCVEVARLPKDALVEIEMIACPK is encoded by the coding sequence ATGACTGCGATTGATACCTCCAAAGCTCCTGCAGCGATTGGTCCATATGTACAGGGCGTAAACCTTGGTTCCATGATCATCACATCAGGCCAGCTGCCAATCAATCCGGAAACAGGTGAAATGCCAGCGGACGTAGCTGACCAGACCCTTCAGTCCTTGAAGAACGGTTTGGCGATTGTAGAAGCTGCTGGTCTTGCGGCTGCTAACATCATGAAAACAACCGTTTTCGTGAAAGATTTGAATGATTTTGGCCGTGTGAACGAAGTTTACGGCAAATTCTTTGAAGACAACAATGCACCATTCCCAGCTCGTTCCTGTGTTGAAGTTGCACGCTTGCCAAAAGACGCACTTGTAGAAATCGAAATGATCGCCTGCCCTAAATAA
- the pdxY gene encoding pyridoxal kinase PdxY, translating into MRGILSIQSHVTYGHAGNGCAVFPMQRMGHEVWAINTVQFSNHTQHPQGWTGQAHDAKQIAEMFEGLSKLNVLSQIKGIVTGYLGGASHCDVIADIVSEVRRHNPDCLYFCDPVMGAPDKGCIVSEGVAELLVSKLLPMADVIVPNQFELSQFIGEPISSLEEAERACTIAREKGPKMVLAKHLHSVSDEAFTMMLATPDGNYLAQRPHLSFDRQPVGVGDLITSVFAAGYLNGATAVEAFEHCNNAVYGILKATHDKAEWELQTIAAQNEFISPSDVFKLKTL; encoded by the coding sequence ATGAGAGGCATACTCTCGATTCAGTCTCACGTTACTTACGGCCATGCTGGCAATGGCTGCGCCGTATTTCCGATGCAACGGATGGGGCACGAAGTCTGGGCGATCAATACGGTCCAGTTTTCAAACCACACCCAGCATCCTCAAGGCTGGACTGGGCAGGCTCATGACGCAAAACAAATTGCTGAAATGTTTGAAGGCCTCTCCAAACTTAACGTTCTTTCCCAGATCAAAGGAATTGTAACGGGCTACCTCGGCGGCGCGTCTCACTGCGATGTCATTGCCGATATTGTGAGCGAAGTTCGTCGCCACAACCCGGATTGCCTCTATTTTTGTGACCCCGTGATGGGAGCGCCTGACAAAGGCTGCATCGTCAGCGAAGGTGTTGCGGAACTGTTGGTCAGCAAACTGTTGCCAATGGCAGATGTGATCGTACCGAACCAGTTTGAGCTGTCTCAGTTTATCGGTGAGCCGATCTCCTCCCTAGAGGAAGCTGAGCGCGCTTGCACAATTGCCCGCGAAAAAGGCCCCAAGATGGTCCTTGCCAAACATTTGCACAGCGTTTCCGATGAAGCATTTACGATGATGTTGGCAACGCCGGACGGCAATTATTTGGCGCAGCGCCCGCATTTATCGTTTGATCGTCAGCCTGTTGGCGTTGGCGACTTGATAACATCCGTATTTGCCGCTGGTTATCTGAACGGCGCGACTGCCGTAGAAGCGTTTGAGCACTGCAACAATGCGGTCTACGGCATTCTAAAAGCCACACACGATAAAGCTGAGTGGGAGCTGCAAACGATTGCCGCTCAAAATGAATTCATCTCCCCATCAGATGTGTTCAAACTCAAAACTCTATAG